The following DNA comes from Flavisolibacter ginsenosidimutans.
TTTTATTTGGATCGGATAAAAGGTTTGTGGTTTAGGGTTTGTAGTTTGTGGTTAGGCGTATTAACTACAAACACTTTTTTCAAACCACAAACATTAAGGAAAAGAAAATTATAGAAAAGCAGGTTTGTTGAGCGGTAAGCAAAACCACAAACCACGAACTACAAACTACAAACTCAATTATGGCAACTGCTGCGGCAACAAGAACAAATTGGTGGAACGGAGGAAGAAGCCCGTTCAACGTGGAGTACGGCAAGCTGATGATGTGGTACTTTTTAATTAGCGATGCGTTCACTTTTGGCGCACTTCTGATTTCGTACGGCACCATTCGTTTCTCGCAAAACTATTGGGCCAACCCAAATGAAGTTTTTAACGCCTTCCCCGGCGCGGGACATACCAATCTGCCACTTGCGTTTGTGAGCTTGATGACCTTTATTTTGATCATGAGCTCCGTGACCATGGTGCTTGCTGTGCACGAGGGACATCACAACAACAAAAAAGGAGTGATCAAATGGTTGGCCTGGACCATTGTTGGCGGCATCGCTTTCTTGAGTTGCCAGGCTTGGGAATGGACGCACTTAATCACCGGCGAACACGCCGTGTTGGTTGACGGCCATTTATCCGTCATGGGTCAAACAGTAACACACAACCCATGGGGACCTCACGTTAGTGCAGCGCAGGTTGCAGCCGCACTGCCAGGCACGCCACACGATGTTTTGGTTCAATTAGCGCACGGTGCAAACCACACAATGAGCCACGAGCAACTGGAAGCGATGCAATCGCCTCAGTTGATGGACATGGTTAACAAAGCCGTTTCCGCAGGCGAAATGCACGTGCAGGAACCCGGGCCAAAAGCTTACGGCGGATACTTTTATGCCATTACAGGTTTTCACGGTTTTCACGTAACATCGGGTGTTATCATTAACATCATTATGCTGCTGATGACGGTGAACGGCGTTTTTGATAAACGCGGTCATTACCTGATGATTGAAAAAGCTGGCCTGTACTGGCACTTTGTGGACTTGGTTTGGGTATTTGTGTTTCTCTGTTTCTATCTTATTTAATCAAAACAATTAAGCGTTTACAATGGATCAACATCATAGCGAATCGGCAGAAATCACCTTTCACCACGAGCCGGCAACGGGAACGAAGCGCATCTGGAAAACGTTTTGGATACTGCTGGTCATTACGATCATCGAATTAAGCCTGGGCCTGACTATGTACGTCCTTCACGATTTATCAATAGGAATGGTGCTTTTAATCAAAGGTGTCATT
Coding sequences within:
- a CDS encoding cytochrome c oxidase subunit 3, which produces MATAAATRTNWWNGGRSPFNVEYGKLMMWYFLISDAFTFGALLISYGTIRFSQNYWANPNEVFNAFPGAGHTNLPLAFVSLMTFILIMSSVTMVLAVHEGHHNNKKGVIKWLAWTIVGGIAFLSCQAWEWTHLITGEHAVLVDGHLSVMGQTVTHNPWGPHVSAAQVAAALPGTPHDVLVQLAHGANHTMSHEQLEAMQSPQLMDMVNKAVSAGEMHVQEPGPKAYGGYFYAITGFHGFHVTSGVIINIIMLLMTVNGVFDKRGHYLMIEKAGLYWHFVDLVWVFVFLCFYLI